A genomic segment from Paenibacillus sp. FSL K6-1096 encodes:
- a CDS encoding beta-glucuronidase has product MLVKISLEGEWKLQLEEKGEGLALPFTDAITLPGTTSHARKGPKNSEVLTGALTDEYLFEGPVWYSREVGIPVELAGKRCCLFLERTRLTTLWVDGVEIGSRDSLNTPHVYELPQLQPGSHTLTIRVNNTGYPTKGGHLTSPDTQTNWNGITGRMELQFYGEARISGLRLKSDLPARSVQISATLESMQGATLAVSANSFNSETTHSVEEQEYVIAPGPFTIDYALGQGALLWSESAPNLYTVSLVLKGSDGIPVDSQEVIFGLKSFRAEGDKFTINGDKTFLRGKHDGLIFPLTGYAPTDVEEWVRILGIAKSYGMNHYRFHTCCPPEAAFTAADLLGIYMQPELPFWGTITDETDEGHNQAEQDYLIREGYAILREFGNHPSFVMMSLGNELWGSKARIDSFLADYKAFDDRLLYTQGSNNHQWVPEVLEHDDFFSGVRFTRDRLFRGSYAMCDAPLGHVQTSLPSTMKDYDDQIVPPGFGSGEGVTAEAGGEILIQYGTEAKTVQAGGESGEWIPRVPVVSHEIGQYATFPNFAEIEKYTGPLKAENFIIFRERLESKGLGHLADAYFRSSGQLAVACYKEELEAAFRSRRLAGFQLLDLQDFSGQGTALVGVLDAFMDSKGLISPEEWRTFCNDAVLLARFPKYNYASGETFEAHVELSCFRSGMPDAIELHWELAIEGGVRTTGLAGAWIPAGTHYIDICELAVELPAVARMSRAELALRVQGTDIRKSYDLWIYPEQSDTPLEAGGIHVFTELSEEAVSLLEQGGNVLLMPEPESVQNGIKGYYCTDFWCYPMFRSISESMNRRVPIGTMGLLIDNGHPVLRDFPSEAHSTYPWWTIVEHSKSFIMDEADRSWNPIVQTIDNFERNHKLSFLTECRVANGNLLLCALDAAKVSGTPEGRQFLTSIAGYMNSADFQPQYRATVAELLALIR; this is encoded by the coding sequence GTGCTGGTAAAGATCAGTCTTGAAGGCGAATGGAAGCTGCAGCTGGAAGAGAAGGGAGAAGGACTGGCATTACCTTTTACCGATGCAATCACGTTGCCGGGAACTACGTCCCATGCCCGTAAAGGGCCGAAGAATAGCGAGGTTCTCACAGGCGCGCTAACGGATGAATATTTGTTTGAAGGACCGGTCTGGTACTCCAGAGAGGTTGGGATTCCGGTAGAGCTGGCGGGTAAGCGCTGCTGTTTATTTCTGGAACGCACACGGCTAACAACCCTCTGGGTGGACGGTGTGGAAATCGGCAGCCGTGACAGCCTGAACACTCCGCATGTATATGAGCTGCCGCAGCTTCAGCCCGGGAGTCATACGCTTACGATCCGGGTGAACAATACCGGTTATCCGACCAAAGGCGGGCATCTGACCTCGCCGGATACCCAGACCAACTGGAACGGGATTACCGGGCGGATGGAGCTGCAGTTCTATGGGGAAGCCCGGATTAGCGGCCTCCGGCTGAAATCTGACCTGCCTGCCCGTTCGGTGCAGATCTCGGCAACGCTGGAGAGCATGCAAGGTGCCACACTAGCGGTATCTGCCAATAGCTTCAATAGTGAGACAACCCATTCCGTAGAGGAACAGGAATATGTCATCGCACCGGGCCCGTTCACTATTGACTATGCATTGGGTCAGGGTGCGCTGCTGTGGAGTGAATCCGCTCCCAATCTTTATACTGTCAGTCTTGTTCTCAAGGGCAGTGATGGAATTCCCGTTGACTCGCAGGAGGTGATCTTTGGGCTTAAGTCATTCCGGGCTGAGGGAGACAAGTTCACGATTAACGGGGACAAGACTTTTCTGCGCGGCAAGCATGACGGCCTGATCTTTCCGCTCACGGGCTATGCTCCGACAGACGTAGAAGAATGGGTGCGAATTCTGGGGATTGCGAAGTCCTACGGCATGAACCACTACCGCTTCCATACCTGCTGTCCGCCGGAAGCAGCCTTCACCGCTGCGGATCTGCTCGGAATCTATATGCAGCCGGAGCTGCCGTTCTGGGGCACGATTACCGACGAGACGGATGAAGGGCATAACCAGGCAGAGCAGGATTACCTGATCCGCGAAGGATATGCCATTCTCCGCGAATTCGGCAATCATCCCTCCTTCGTCATGATGTCGCTTGGCAATGAGCTATGGGGCAGCAAAGCCCGCATTGACTCCTTCCTCGCAGATTATAAGGCGTTCGATGACCGTCTGCTCTACACTCAAGGCTCCAATAACCATCAGTGGGTGCCTGAGGTGCTGGAGCATGATGACTTCTTCAGCGGTGTCCGCTTCACACGCGACCGGCTGTTCAGAGGCTCCTATGCGATGTGTGATGCTCCGCTCGGCCATGTCCAGACCTCGCTGCCAAGTACAATGAAGGATTATGACGACCAGATTGTTCCGCCGGGCTTTGGGAGCGGTGAAGGAGTGACCGCTGAGGCAGGCGGCGAGATCCTGATCCAGTATGGTACCGAAGCCAAGACCGTTCAGGCTGGCGGTGAATCCGGCGAATGGATTCCCCGGGTGCCCGTAGTCTCGCATGAGATCGGACAGTATGCGACATTCCCGAATTTCGCGGAGATTGAGAAATATACCGGTCCGCTCAAAGCGGAGAATTTCATTATCTTCCGGGAACGGCTGGAGAGCAAGGGGCTTGGCCATCTGGCTGATGCCTATTTCAGAAGCTCCGGCCAGCTCGCTGTCGCTTGCTACAAGGAGGAGCTTGAGGCTGCTTTCCGTTCCCGCCGGCTGGCGGGGTTCCAGCTTCTGGATCTCCAGGACTTCAGCGGCCAGGGTACAGCATTGGTAGGTGTTCTGGATGCGTTCATGGATTCCAAGGGGCTGATCAGCCCGGAAGAGTGGCGGACCTTCTGTAATGACGCCGTGCTGCTGGCCAGATTCCCTAAGTACAACTACGCCTCCGGGGAGACCTTCGAGGCCCATGTGGAGCTGAGCTGCTTCCGCAGCGGTATGCCGGATGCCATCGAGCTGCACTGGGAGCTTGCAATTGAAGGAGGAGTGCGGACAACGGGCTTAGCCGGAGCCTGGATTCCTGCCGGAACCCATTACATTGACATTTGCGAGCTGGCGGTTGAGCTTCCGGCGGTTGCCCGGATGAGCCGGGCAGAGCTGGCGCTCCGGGTCCAGGGAACCGATATCCGTAAGAGCTATGACCTGTGGATCTATCCGGAGCAGAGCGATACCCCGCTTGAAGCTGGAGGCATTCATGTGTTCACAGAGCTGTCTGAGGAGGCTGTCTCCCTGCTGGAGCAAGGCGGCAATGTGCTGCTGATGCCGGAGCCGGAGTCGGTTCAGAACGGAATCAAAGGTTATTATTGTACGGATTTCTGGTGCTACCCAATGTTCCGCTCGATTTCGGAGAGCATGAACCGGCGGGTTCCCATCGGTACGATGGGCCTGCTGATCGATAACGGGCATCCGGTGCTGCGCGATTTCCCGAGCGAAGCACATTCCACCTACCCGTGGTGGACGATTGTGGAGCATTCCAAATCATTTATCATGGATGAGGCGGACCGCAGCTGGAATCCTATCGTACAGACCATCGATAATTTCGAGCGCAATCACAAGCTAAGTTTCCTCACAGAATGCCGTGTAGCTAACGGTAACCTGCTGCTGTGTGCTTTGGATGCCGCTAAGGTGAGCGGAACACCTGAAGGCAGACAATTCTTGACCAGTATAGCCGGTTATATGAATTCTGCTGATTTTCAGCCGCAGTACCGGGCAACGGTTGCAGAGCTTCTGGCATTGATTCGCTAA
- a CDS encoding LysR family transcriptional regulator → MELTQLEYFLTVARLEHMTSASKALRITQPALSHAISKLESELGVPLFERKGRNVHLNRYGLMFSSRVEEALRNIENGVREIEESSNAESGVVHISYLNILGVDLIPSLIRDYQADHPQVRFELYQGNHGDIVEALENGTSDMLITSRETTGEDKEWLVIRRLPIYIVVSAAHRFASRASLSLFELSGEPFVGLKTNCGLKHTITSLFSNTNFELAPTYDAEDLITVAGFIKAGLGVSVLPQTLGLMLDGLVWIPIEEAGWEWEVGMQWRKDRYLSPASRRFLEYVQETREVADSDLRVTT, encoded by the coding sequence ATGGAGCTTACCCAATTAGAGTACTTTCTGACCGTTGCCCGGCTTGAGCATATGACCTCCGCCTCCAAGGCGCTACGCATTACCCAGCCGGCACTGAGCCATGCGATTTCCAAGCTGGAGAGTGAGTTGGGCGTTCCTCTCTTCGAGCGCAAGGGCCGCAATGTTCACTTGAACCGCTATGGGCTGATGTTCAGCTCACGGGTTGAAGAGGCGCTGCGCAACATTGAGAACGGGGTGCGGGAGATTGAGGAGTCATCCAATGCGGAGAGCGGGGTCGTTCATATCTCCTACCTGAACATTCTTGGTGTTGACCTGATCCCCTCGCTCATCCGGGATTATCAGGCGGATCACCCGCAGGTCCGGTTTGAGCTGTACCAGGGGAATCACGGGGATATTGTTGAAGCACTGGAGAATGGCACCTCGGATATGCTGATTACCTCCAGAGAGACTACGGGAGAGGATAAGGAATGGCTGGTGATCCGCCGATTACCGATCTATATCGTGGTCTCAGCCGCCCACCGATTCGCCTCGCGCGCTTCTCTGAGTCTGTTCGAGCTGTCGGGTGAGCCGTTCGTAGGCCTGAAGACGAATTGCGGGCTGAAGCACACGATCACCTCACTGTTCAGCAATACCAACTTCGAGCTGGCCCCCACCTATGATGCTGAGGATCTGATTACCGTTGCCGGCTTCATAAAAGCAGGCCTCGGCGTCTCCGTGCTTCCGCAGACACTGGGACTTATGCTTGACGGCCTGGTCTGGATACCAATCGAAGAAGCAGGCTGGGAATGGGAGGTTGGCATGCAATGGCGTAAGGACCGTTACCTGTCCCCTGCGTCCAGAAGATTCTTGGAGTATGTTCAAGAGACTAGGGAGGTAGCAGATTCAGACTTGCGGGTAACAACTTAG